In Populus alba chromosome 1, ASM523922v2, whole genome shotgun sequence, a single window of DNA contains:
- the LOC118036819 gene encoding uncharacterized protein, whose product MNRIVDQINYPCEGSGASVDGAGDDSNGNDSDDSNDSDSDSDNDGMRWLTEVLRGHWKRSVNMFRMDATTFLSLCTDLETRYGLKPSRRMSVIEKVAIFLFTIAVGRQIDKCRKDSSIQNCVGAIDGTHVRACVPAANQIPFIGRKGVPTQNVMAACSFNMQFMFVWAGWEGSAHDTRKYYLVDAGYPNEYGYLGPYKGERYHFQEFRRRGQPSGRKEVFNRAHSSLRNVIERSFGVWKQRWKILQNMPAYPYKTQVEIVVASMALHNYIRRRSQDDAVFSEYDRNPNLIPDDFLPDTVQVSAVQGSQRPSRMDFVRDGIANSLMEQ is encoded by the exons ATGAACCGCATTGtagatcaaattaattatccttGTGAAGGTAGTGGTGCCTCAGTTGATGGTGCTGGAGATGACAGTAATGGAAACGACTCCGACGATAGTAATGACAGTGACAGTGACAGTGACAATGATG GGATGCGTTGGTTGACGGAGGTTTTAAGAGGGCATTGGAAACGAAGTGTTAACATGTTCAGGATGGACGCAACCACTTTTTTGAGTTTGTGCACCGACTTGGAAACGCGCTATGGCTTAAAACCGTCAAGAAGAATGAGCGTTATTGAAAAGGTAGCGATATTTCTATTTACAATAGCAGTTGGGCGTCAAATAGACAAGTGCAGGAAAGATTCCAGCATTCAG AATTGTGTCGGTGCAATTGATGGAACACATGTTCGTGCCTGCGTACCAGCTGcaaatcaaattccatttattggaagaaaaggtgTACCAACACAAAATGTAATGGCCGCTTGTAGTTTCAACATGCAATTCATGTTCGTGTGGGCAGGATGGGAAGGCAGTGCACACGATACTC gaaaatactaTTTGGTTGATGCTGGATACCCAAACGAGTATGGATATTTGGGTCCCTACAAAGGCGAGAGGTATCACTTCCAAGAATTTAGACGTCGTGGACAACCAAGTGGTCGGAAAGAAGTGTTTAATCGTGCACACTCGTCACTACGTAACGTGATCGAACGTTCTTTTGGGGTATGGAAACAGAGGtggaaaattttgcaaaacatgcCTGCTTATCCATACAAAACACAAGTTGAGATTGTAGTTGCATCAATGGcactacataattatattagaaggagatcgcaagATGATGCAGTTTTTTCTGAGTATGATCGCAACCCCAATTTGATTCCAGATGACTTTTTGCCTGATACTGTTCAGGTTTCGGCCGTTCAAGGCTCACAGAGGCCTTCACGTATGGATTTTGTACGCGATGGaattgcaaatagtttgatgGAACAATAA
- the LOC118036816 gene encoding protein CIA1: protein MEELYDGNMELKEIQTLAGHSDRVWSLAWNPATGTSNNPPVLASCSGDKTVRIWEQTPSNRLWHCKAVLEETHTRTVRSCAWSPCGKLLATASFDATTAIWENIGGDFECVSTLEGHENEVKCVSWNASGSLLATCSRDKTVWIWEVMPGNEFECVSVLQGHTQDVKMVKWHPTMDVLFSCSYDNTVKVWAEDGTGDWHCVQSLGESNNGHSSTVWALAFNAEGNRMVTCSDDLTLKIWETDVGGMQSGNDLVSWNHLCTLSGYHDRTIFSVHWSREGIIASGAADDALRFFVESKDGLVDGPSYKLLLKREKAHEMDINSVQWGPGETGLLASTSDDGTIKIWELAALT, encoded by the exons ATGGAGGAGTTGTACGATGGCAACATGGAATTGAAGGAGATTCAAACCCTGGCAGGACACTCCGATAGGGTTTGGAGCTTGGCTTGGAATCCGGCCACCGGAACTTCTAATAATCCTCCTGTATTGGCTTCTTGTAGTGGCGATAAGACTGTTCGAATCTGGGAGCAGACTCCTTCCAATCGCCTTTGGCATTGCAAGGCAGTTCTGGAAGAAACCCACACTCGAACTGTTCGGTCTTGTGCCTGGTCTCCTTGTGGGAAATTATTGGCCACCGCCAGCTTTGATGCCACCACCGCCATTTGGGAGAATATTGGCGGTGATTTCGAATGCGTTTCTACTTTAgag GGTCATGAAAATGAAGTGAAGTGTGTGAGTTGGAATGCATCAGGTTCGCTCCTGGCGACTTGTAGTAGGGATAAGACTGTTTGGATATGGGAAGTGATGCCTGGGAATGAATTTGAGTGTGTTTCAGTTTTGCAAGGGCATACACAAGATGTTAAAATGGTTAAATGGCATCCAACTatggatgttttgttttcttgtagCTATGATAACACTGTTAAG GTTTGGGCTGAGGATGGTACTGGTGATTGGCATTGTGTTCAATCCTTAGGTGAATCTAACAA TGGTCACTCTTCTACTGTCTGGGCACTTGCTTTTAATGCTGAAGGAAACAGAATGGTTACTTGTAG TGATGATCTTACACTAAAAATATGGGAAACAGATGTTGGAGGGATGCAATCAGGCAATGACCTTGTTTCTTG GAATCACCTTTGCACTCTCTCAGGTTATCATGATAGAACAATCTTTTCAGTTCATTGGTCAAG GGAAGGTATTATAGCAAGTGGAGCAGCTGATGATGCACTGCGGTTTTTCGTGGAGAGCAAAGATGGTTTG GTTGATGGTCCTTCATATAAACTGTTGTTGAAAAGGGAAAAGGCTCATGAAATGGACATAAACTCAGTGCAATGGGGCCCTGGG GAAACCGGGCTGCTTGCTTCCACAAGTGATGATGGGACAATAAAGATATGGGAGCTGGCAGCTCTGACCTGA
- the LOC118036821 gene encoding thaumatin-like protein 1 codes for MANQIPSALIFTLLLICFKHAGALPVTFSFKNNCPFTVWPASLSNADSPQLSLTGFALTTGASSSLSTPAPWSGRFWGRTRCNTDSSGKFTCATGDCASGRIECRGAGGIPPASLAEFAVRANDGHDYYDISLVDGFNIPLSVIPQGGSSECRSTSCAANVNAVCDSKLAVKGSDGTVIACKSACLAFNQPQFCCTGEFSTPDKCLASNYSSIFQATVP; via the exons ATGGCCAATCAAATTCCCTCGGCACTTATCTTCACCTTACTCCTCATCT GTTTCAAACATGCAGGAGCTCTACCGGTCACCTTTTCCTTTAAGAACAACTGCCCATTCACTGTTTGGCCAGCAAGCCTAAGTAATGCTGACAGTCCACAGCTGTCTTTGACAGGCTTTGCTCTGACAACAGGTGCTTCATCTTCCCTGAGCACCCCTGCGCCATGGTCTGGTCGGTTCTGGGGTCGAACGCGATGCAATACAGATTCCTCAGGCAAGTTTACTTGTGCAACCGGTGATTGTGCCTCTGGTAGAATAGAATGCCGTGGTGCTGGTGGTATACCACCGGCATCCTTGGCAGAGTTCGCTGTAAGAGCTAATGACGGACACGACTACTATGATATCAGCCTGGTGGATGGTTTTAACATCCCACTTTCAGTAATTCCACAAGGAGGTTCTAGTGAGTGCCGTTCCACGAGCTGTGCGGCTAATGTGAACGCTGTTTGTGATTCTAAATTAGCTGTTAAAGGGTCTGATGGGACTGTGATTGCCTGCAAGAGTGCATGTTTGGCATTCAACCAGCCACAGTTCTGCTGCACCGGTGAGTTCAGTACACCAGACAAGTGCCTTGCTTCCAACTACTCGAGCATTTTTCAAGCAACAGTGCCCTGA
- the LOC118036820 gene encoding SNF1-related protein kinase regulatory subunit beta-1 — MGNANVREEGERDDGEGLENGELPSPSSVIGRGASTTSQSVSILDSNDVHTQNNNSPPDHAPARSTSPFLFPPQAPVAPLRRPDAPPVFDQVWQNDSHEVVDEDQPPEQGIPTVITWSHGGNDVAVEGSWDNFSSRKKLQRSGKDHSILLVLPSGIYHYKFIVDEEWRYIPDLPSVNDEMGRVCNLLDVHDFVPENIDSAVEFEAPPSPDSTYSQAFPAEDDFAKDPLAVPPQLSLTVLDEASSSKPQHVVLNHLYIEKGWASQSLVALGLTHRFQSKYVTVCLYKPLRR; from the exons ATGGGGAATGCAAACGTTAGGGAGGAAGGAGAAAGAGACGATGGAGAAGGGTTAGAAAACGGTGAGTTGCCGTCGCCGTCGTCTGTGATCGGAAGAGGGGCGTCGACCACAAGCCAGTCGGTTTCAATATTGGATAGTAATGATGTTCatactcaaaataataatagtcCTCCAGATCATGCCCCTGCTCGATCCACGTCTCCTTTCTTGTTCCCTCCTCAG GCTCCTGTTGCCCCCTTGCGAAGGCCTGATGCCCCTCCTGTTTTTGATCAAGTTTGGCAGAATGATTCCCATGAAGTTGTTGATGAAGACCAACCCCCTGAGCAAGGAATCCCTACAGTTATCACATGGAGCCATGGTGGAAACGATGTGGCTGTCGAAGGATCATGGGACAACTTTTCTTCAAG GAAAAAGTTACAAAGATCTGGGAAGGATCATTCTATTCTTTTGGTCCTTCCATCAGGTATATACCACTATAAGTTCATTGTGGATGAAGAGTGGAGATATATTCCAGATCTTCCTTCTGTAAATGATGAAATGGGCCGTGTTTGTAATCTTCTTGATGTTCAT GATTTTGTGCCAGAAAATATTGATAGTGCAGTTGAGTTTGAGGCCCCACCATCTCCAGACTCCACTTACAGTCAAGCATTTCCAGCTGAGGATGATTTTGCGAAGGATCCTTTAGCAGTTCCACCGCAGCTAAGTCTAACAGTCCTTGATGAAGCTTCTTCTTCCAAACCTCAACATGTTGTGCTTAACCACCTTTACATTGAGAAAGGATGGGCATCTCAGTCTCTAGTTGCTCTTGGACTAACCCATAGATTCCAATCCAAGTATGTAACTGTTTGTCTTTATAAGCCACTCAGAAGGTAG